The genomic stretch TACAtgatgaaattttaagctactgctagtgagtaaatgacgccaCATTTCCCAagatccaactctctgaggtccaatctgtcagttttgaatgtgactAATCAaagactgtgaaatccaaaacttacactcaaagtaaacaacctttggaaCAACCTTTTGCCAGTCAGATGTTAAGTTTACAAATACACTTTTACAATCAGaataaaaaaggaagtgattttttttatattatagtagcactttaaagattttactctgtctaacacctgGACGATTTTACTGGTTGTCCATGGGGAACAGGGTTAACAATGTGATCATCCACCCATAAACTATATCCTCTTCAAGTACAAAGAAGCACACCTGTGAGATACTAATGCAGTCTAAAACAAGGGCATGAAATCAAGCAATTATCATTTTACATGAGagcaaaaatttgaaagcaatatGTCTTCTTGATTCATCCATTTCAGCCACCAACTTAAAAAGGAGAGTCAATCAACAGAACTTTGCTACCATCTTGAAAAAGAGACTTCAACAGAGCCACTCTACATTTAAATGTTATTACCGTGCATTTTGCATCAAGTTTCCAATATTATTGCACTTACAAATTGGGTCATTCCATTTTATTTGCACACCCACCTCCCCAATTCAAGACTTCGAAGCTTAAGTTTACCTTGTCTTATCTTCCAAATCACCACAAGATTCCTCCAATTCACAAGCTACTGGAATTTCGGATTCTTCAGTACATTCATAATTTTCTGTTACTGCAGAGTCAGAATCCGAAAATCCCACGGGGATCTGTGGCCTTGGCATAGCTGCAGGGATTTAAAAGTCTGCAGCTGTCTGCTGATATCCTTTGTGCATAGGCATGTAAGGTTATTTGTTGACAATATTGTACAGTaacaaatttgaaccacaaATCAATAAGGAAACTGTGAGCAATCCACTAAGTGCTTGCATTGATGTCCAGCTGTTGTCGTTGTTCTTCGCGAAAGTTCCAGTGACAGCTATCGAAATTAAACCAAACAATGCAAGTAAACAGACGAAAGCCTTGTCCAAACAAATCCAGTACTACCTTGATCCTCTATGCTTAGAAGCAAATTCGTGTTCTTGTCTAAGGATGGCTCTTCTGGCAATAAAAACCCCGATGATCCCAGATTAGAAGAACATTGTGCATTCCAgctatatataaatattttgaCAAGTACAAGGCGTTTACAAACCGAAAGGAAAATAAGCTTAATAAAATTTTCGTTTTATGAAAAATAATCCAAAAAAAATCCGTACCGAAAGAGTATTTTAGCTTTCGATGATTTGAGCCTTTTGTTACAAGAGTTTCTATCTATGCGTTGAGAAGTTGCAATGTGTTCAAAGTATAGGACACTTTCCGCCGAGTTTCAAAATGTCCGCCATTTTATTTTATGCACATTCCTCGTTTTTATCTAACCCTGCAAGGGTTTATGGGTAGACTTCAGATTGCGTGACTTTTTTAGTTTAGCGTGTTTCAAGACCAGATTGTGCTCTTTTTGATGATGGCTTCGCAAAGGACACAGAACGAAGAATTCAACGATTTACTTTCCTCGGGTTTGCCGAATAATCAAATAGTCCCTGAAAGATACTCCTTTGCCTCCTCAAGTCTCCTTCACAGAATTTGGAAAAGATCAGAAAGTCTGTTTTGCTCCGGTGTATTTTTGAAAGGATCGGCTCTTGGCGTGGGGTTATGGAACCCCAAAAAAGGTATCCGTGCTATCATGATGGCGATCGTCTTATTTCTTGACGTCTATTACATTTTTGATGCTGTTTATTATGCGTTTCTTTGCAAGCGTTTGGTCACCCCTCTCAATTCATGGTTCTGTGGCAACTCTACGTTAAATTCATCGTCATCTTTATTGTCACCTACAGACACTTTGCAAGGAGTTGAGTTGCTTGGCATTTTATCACTGGTCGCAAACTTTGCTATTTTAATATCAAACGCAGCGTTCTTTTTGTGCATGTGGAAACTGGAGGGCAGGTCAGCGTATTGTGTGACCATCGACAAAGCATACAGCTCTGCAGGGCGTTCCGTGTGGGTCAAGTTAAACTGTTCGATGTTTACTTTTGGGATTTTCCTCCTTATAAAGGTAATTTGGTTTAACCTAACGTTTGAAGAAAAGCTTACTGACTGTTTGTCAGTTTCGTTGTCTATTGCACCCCAATGGGCTGTCCTGACAAGCTCCTGGATCTTTGCTTTGATAACGAACGCTATGAGAGATTGCGTGGCAAAATCTCACACAGAAATTAGAACTGCCACCGGCTGCACCACAGATGATATCATACGCATTCATAAGCGCTTGTGTGAACAGATGTCAAGCACCTCAGAGTCCTTGAAAATTTGGTTTGTATTGCACTGGTTTCTTCTTGCCATTGTTGCTGTCATTTTTGTTGCaaacatggtttcatttttcaaatataCCACGAACTGGTATTCCTTTTATCAATCCATTCTGGTGAGTTTAACATACCTCTATGTATTTGTCTACCCAAGCTACTGTGCTGCATCTGTGACAGCGAGTTGCAATCGAATGCTGAAGCAACTGAACATGACAACAGATGATGAGTGGCAAACAGGACACCCATTTCACAGTCGCTCTCAGCTGACTCTTTTTCTTCAGTATGCACAGCACACCAACGTTGGCTTCCAAGTCGGTGACTTGACATTCGGTACTAGCTTCGCTTGGTTTTCGACTCTTATTGCAATGTGCGGTTTGGGTGTGGAGGTGCTCTAATTAGAAGGTGTGGGATTAATAGCAATCTTCAGTTTATAGTATGATTAGTAATGAAAAAGTACATATTTGCGTCGTTGCCTTGGAACTGAGTTTTACAAATAACAATCAGTGCTGATCGAGGTTGACTCCAAATTGCCACTTTATATTTTTGCCATAGTTTATCCCGGACGCAGTTCTTCCGCAAAGACGATATTTTTTGTTTCTCGGGGTGGTGTGGAGATTAACTTTGCAGAAGTCCTAAACGTCTTGTAAAAGATTTCGAATATAAAACTGTTACAGATTAAGCAATTAACTTGACAATCTTCGTTAGAACAGAAACGTAGCCTTTATTAGTACtagaagaaaatggaaatatttACAACGAGTGGATATTATGGATGACGTATTTCCAGAGAGACGCCTTCAAAGTAGAAGCGCAGTTCTTAAGTTTGCGATATGGTTGTAGAGCTTCACTGATGGGCCAAGTTTTAAATTCAGTCCCTTCATTAACATCTCTGGTGACAGCGAAAGTAGCGCTTTGCCGTCGATTTCCTAAATAAGGAGAAAGGAAGGATGGATTAAAATATGTTAAGTTGTAATTGAAATGTTCTTACCTTCTTTGCGTCTTTTAGAAGTAACTGAACTTTGCAAAAGATCTGACTGAACGGATTTGTGCCTCTAGAACCCTCGGCGTTGGAAAACTAACCGTTCCTTCTATAATTGGATTTCTTTATTGCGTTTTCGTATTGGGCAAAAAGTCTCGTGGGGTCATTCTGGACCAACCTATCACCTACTTGCGTTCATTTTTCAGCGTTTTGCGAAAACTACAGCCAGTAGTTTTGagttatgatctctgtacttgaCTGTCCGCCTTTCATAGGTTGCGATTGGCCGTTGAAGAGGAACTTAACCACAGGCGTTTTTGCGCAACAAACGGCAACAGCACCTGGGCCAGCTGTACATGCCTGTAACACCTTCAATATGCGGCTTTTTAGCACCAGACTTTCGCCCAGAACTCACCTAATCAACGTGTTTTAGGTGTACATTCTTTGCAATTAGCACTTTCTAGTGTTTCTGCATTTGTAAAAAGGGCAATTAATTCTTTTGTTGGAAGGGTTTCGGTTAAACCGTTTGGATCAAGCGAATCACAGTTGCAGTGACTCAAATTTGCTTGTGCTTTGCTACAACTTTATCCGCTACAAACCTGCTCCACAAACAGTTCCGCTTTATCCGCGCAATCCGTAGCAGAGATGAAATCCGCCACATTTTTCGCGGTCCACTTTGTCAGCTCCCTGTCGCAAATCGCATTGGTCTTGATATACTGTACGAGAGGAGAACTGGGCTCCGCTCCGTGACTCACGGTCACCACCTCGCGTGGAACAAGCTTTGCTCGTACAAAAAAAGACATTGGATTATAAATGACTTCTTGGGGGTTCAACGAAGATGGGTTTGGTGTTACTTCCGTCGATCGATTCAAAGCTTGAAAGTGCAGCTTCTCCGGTGCTGCTTGTGCGCCTTTCATTTCGTCAGTCAGCGGTGCTCCTACAACGTTTAAAATTGCCGTTTCTGGCCTCAAAGAGCCGATGCTATATACAGCATTTGTTTTTTGCGGTAGAGTTGGTTCGTGATGTACCTTAGCGACGTGGTTCTTACATCCGCCCAATGTTGGGCCAACGATAGTATGGACAGAGTCTCCACAATGTGACGGACCTTGAATGATATTGGTATGG from Montipora capricornis isolate CH-2021 chromosome 12, ASM3666992v2, whole genome shotgun sequence encodes the following:
- the LOC138026275 gene encoding uncharacterized protein, which codes for MMASQRTQNEEFNDLLSSGLPNNQIVPERYSFASSSLLHRIWKRSESLFCSGVFLKGSALGVGLWNPKKGIRAIMMAIVLFLDVYYIFDAVYYAFLCKRLVTPLNSWFCGNSTLNSSSSLLSPTDTLQGVELLGILSLVANFAILISNAAFFLCMWKLEGRSAYCVTIDKAYSSAGRSVWVKLNCSMFTFGIFLLIKVIWFNLTFEEKLTDCLSVSLSIAPQWAVLTSSWIFALITNAMRDCVAKSHTEIRTATGCTTDDIIRIHKRLCEQMSSTSESLKICYCAASVTASCNRMLKQLNMTTDDEWQTGHPFHSRSQLTLFLQYAQHTNVGFQVGDLTFGTSFAWFSTLIAMCGLGVEVL